The following nucleotide sequence is from Hippoglossus stenolepis isolate QCI-W04-F060 chromosome 18, HSTE1.2, whole genome shotgun sequence.
AAGTCCTTTAGCGGTTTAGAGTCTTCCAACAATTCAGGGTCTTTCCCTGCAAGTCAGTCTCCCAACTGCTTACAGGCCTTCACAAGGTCAGAGTCCTTTGGGAGTTTAGTATTTTAACAGGTCATGGATCTCCAATAAGTCAGAGTCCTTTCCAAGGTCAGAGTCCTTTCCAAGGTCAGAGTCCTTCAACAAGTCAGAGTCTTCCAGTACCTAAGAGGTCAATCATTATAAACTGAGTCTTTCAATATGACCAATCCTGACTTTGAAAACTTGTCTCTAATCAGATCTTACAGAGACTCTTTGAAAGATGCCCAGTCTAAGGTCCTGCGGTCCACCTCCTTCAGACGGAGCGACCTCAACTCCTCAATCAGCcctccacctgcagctccttctcctgcgtcctcctccagcagccacCATTCTCCAGCCGTCCCTGCCAAGTACCACTCCCTGGAGAAAAAAGGCCCAAAAACCATGCCCAAGCCACATGGCATCATCATCACACCACAGTCACCACCACCGGTCCCTTCCCCTCACACCCCGAAGGAGCGGCATGTGGTTACCCCGGAGGTTCGAGGACCGAGCCCTCCAGCTCTGCCCAGTATCCCAGCAGTTGGACCTCCTGCTGTGATACGAATCTGTGGCCGCAAGCGTCTGATGGCAGAGCAGAAGAAGCGCTCATACTCGGAGCCAGAGAATATGAACGAGGTTGGGATTTCAGATACTGAGACTGCTGCCCTCTTCAGGCGTGGAGGAGGTAAATAAGAAAACTCTTACTTACTTTAGGTAACTTTAGCTTTGGGCTAACTAAAGCTTAATTTGGGGAGAATCCGGCTTTGTATTGAATCTTAATTCTTTATAAATACTGACAGAAATGCCTCTTTAGCACCAAGTCAGTAACCATGACCCTGATCTCCTGTCTGTCAGAGACCAGCGTGAAAGACCGGCGGAAGATATTTGAACTGGCAGCAAGTCGTGTCGGGGGCGGGGCTCCTCAGAACGCCACGTCGAGGCCCGACCTACGGCAGCTTCAGCACGACGCTCTCGCCGAGTATgttgagaggaagagaagcgtgaggagagaagagggaggacagaggaggccTCGCAGCGCTTTTATACAACCGGACAACAACAACCATATGGGTGAGTGTAAGGAGGGAGTGTGGatctaaagaaagaaaacagtgacTGAGGCGTATTGATGTGATGATGAAGACAAATCAGTAATCACATTAttgctttcttcctctttcctatCTTCCTTCCAGTCTCCTACAGTTACTCAGAAACCCAGAGcctctcctccgcctccagCCTGCTCTCCCTCCAGGACTCTGGTCTAGAACAAAGCCACTCTTCTGGGGAGCGGCGCATCTGCTCCACTCTTCCCCCTGGAATCGACCTGCGTAACCACCAGTCCAACCTCTTTTACCCGGGAAGAGTGACGACTCCGAGGCCTCCAGCGCACCCAGCACACCGGTAACCAAATCCAGACACGTGCAACATCTAACGCTAACGCCACTTTAGTCCAGACCGAAAAACgaatttttacagtttaataacAGTTTTCCTGGTTTCTCTTTCCAGTgctcctcctgagctccaggCCAAGTCCCTTCAGGATCTCAGGTCTGAAGCAGGCCCGGGTCACCAGCAGCCGGACGCAGAGCCTCAACTCAGCCTGGGTCTGTCCAGGCAGCTCAATGGGGCTCTGCAGAGGGCCGGGTCCAATCAGACTCCAGGAAGGTCGGCGTCCGCTGAGGATCTGCTGGAGCATTCCGAGGAGAGACAGGCGACACACACCCGCTCCCGCTCCTCCCCGACCGGGGAGAGAGTTATCAAGGTAAGACGAGGACTGTCCAATCAGAGCCAAGTGTGGAAGTGATGTCACCATAATACCCCACATTTGCATGATGCTGGTCTGGCTTGTCCCCTAATGACGCCGGgtaaagagagagcagaggccgACAGTTCCTACATGCTCTGAAAAtggttaaccaatcacaactgAGTGTTTCAGCTGACCAATCAGggcagactgggctttatcaggaggggggtcttaaagagacaggagctaaaaccaagtgtttgagacagaggctgaagagaggagctgcagcgatggacagtctgaggaaagtgattctgaacattagagcatgaaaacatgaatatgagTGTCTCACTTAACAGATTTATCATGATGTCTGCACACGGATAAAATATCAAAAGgactttttcaaaacaaaaaatagatACAAGTTATAAGTCTTAATACATAAAGTGACATCTCATCGTTAAGCGTATTGATTTATGTTTGCTATTGTCCACTCTGGTATGAAATGAAACATCAGCTACTTGAAACAAGTCTCAAACAAAGTCATGATCCTTGATTATTTGACGACAGTTTGTCGTTGGAGGACATTTGGTCCCAGAGTCGCACAGGAAATTCCTTGAATCCTCAGTTTCCTGTGAGGTGCCGGAGAGCCGGAGCCGGTGGCTGGGCGCTGTCCGATGTGGACGATGGCAAAGATAACACGCACACGTATACAGAACATATGACATATCTACAGAGGTCCTACAGGAATGCAGCAGAGGATGAATTTGTCGTTTATCTCTGTCAGTGATCAGAGTGTCACATAAACATCATTAGAgttcagacagacaaacagacactcTGCCCTCTACTTTAAACAATAGATTTCACAGCAGGGGGGGGCAGTGGTACATTTTTAGATTAGTGGTGGGAAAAGTGTGCATTACGGCCAAACTGGTGTTAACTCCCAAACTATAAaagcttttctttcattgtcCAGCTCTGTGACTCCAGGTAGCCTCTGGTTTCAGTTGGTTTCTGAATCAACTGGGAGATGACTCGAGATTCTGCTGGAGAGTTGTCGGTGTGCGAGTCCACTGCTGAGCACAAAACTAAAATCTATTTGAACGCACCATTTGATTCATAAAGTGAATGGGGAGCACATgaagctgtttttctttttaaagtaaaagaagcTTGTGACGCTGGGATCAAACACTTGAGGCAGCGGTGTCTGTTTTCAGGGTTTGATAACATCTGAGGTCAGACATGTGATTTCTGAAGCTGCCACAGTCTGGGTCTGTTTTTTAGATTTGGTCACAAACAGGAACACTCAGTGTTCATGATAGTTCAGATACGTAATattcaaaaaaactaaactcccAAAAAGTTATTTAGATTTATTCCGATTTTGAAGCCTCTCGGAGATTAACGATAATTTACATGTTCAGTTACATATAATAATctttccagtagtttttgagtaatcctgctaattagGAAGGTAAGGAATACAAATTACAGGAAAACGATTTTAGTGGTTTCCTAAAAAATTCCTATGAACCAAATGACCTTTAACTTTCTTTTCCCAATTTAGATTTTgaactataaaaatatatatttgtgtgtttcaggacgTCCCTGCAGGCGAGGTCAGGATGTTCGGTGTGTTCTCCTCTGGACGCTGCGCTCAACCTGCGGACAGGTAATCATGTGACCAAACAGCTGATCATGATCTGAGAGCAGGTTTTACATCCTGGGTTTAAAATGAGAGGGAGGACAACAGGTGGAAGGAGGGaatgaagcagaggaagagaaggaagaaggaaatgaagaaggaagtgaaacaagaaaagaaaagaagaaaagggatCCTGAAAGTTAATAAGTAGGGAAGACGACAGTAAAGGAGGAGAAAggtaaaaaagagaaaagagggaaggatGGAGATGAGGTGAAAGAACAAGAGATGATGGATTGAGTTGGAAGTGAGGAAGAGTCTTCTCCAAatggttttaaattaaactcCAGGCAAGCtcctggagagggaggggggagggagggaggagtggtTGGTatgaagggaggagaagagggaggacgAGGCAGTTTGAGGTGAGAAGTGATGGAAGGAGTGAGGGGGAGGAAGATAGGAAATGAGACAAAGGAGTGAAGGGGTTGAATCGAAGGAGCTAAAGAGTttagaggagggaggaagggaggaagggaggaagggaggaagggaggagtgatgaagaggaggaggagatactGAGGAATTTaaggaagacagaaaaataaacaaaataccAAAATCTGCCCACAGAGGTTTATGTTTGTTCTGAAGatgtgaaggtcaaaggtcactgcaGGAATTCTGACTGTTTACACTGATGCTCTGAATTTAACCAGGAACCATCACCGCTGGTTCATGACCTTTAAAAATCATACGCTCGTTTACAAACCGCTCTGAGCAGCAGAAGTAAACAATGAATCTAATACTGAACATATCGACTCATTCACAGCTCTctgttacttctggtttcttTCAGACCTGCAGACATCCAGGATCCAGAGGGTCTCGTCTGTCCTCAACCATCCCAGGACAGTCTGAACACCATCCAGTCTGCAGCACCTCCTCCAGGTCCCTCACCTTGAAATGTCTCTCAGTAGAGATCATACCAAAGTCCAATAGTCTCCAATGGTCAAGATCATCGATGttgaacatgttgaaaaatgtcctaATTCACAAAGTTCAAGAAAGATCTGCTTCAAAGTTTAACGGGAtcttctctgacccacatcGCATCtgtccaccaagtttcgttTTAATACGTCCAATAGTTTTTTCTTGcttaataataacaaacacGCTTACAAACCAAAGAACGGGGGTGAAACCATAACCTCCATAACTAGATTTACGGCCTCGTAGATTAATCCAATCGTTCTTTGGTAAATGATAATTCTTGAATCCTCTCTCTGACTCTTCTTTGTATTCTGATCGTAGACCCAGGCTCCTCCTCCCACACTCCTGTCGCCCATAGAGAGCGCCAGAGGACCAGCGAGCGCCTACGAGCCCACAGCACCTCCACCCTGGCGGCCTCAGTCGGCCTGCCCTGCCCCTTCTCCTCTCCGGGGGCTCCGGATGGACGAGGCACCGAGTGGCAACCCAACGAGGGGCTGAGCCTGGCCCACCTGGACGCCTTCACCTACCCAGACATCCAAATAACCAGCACCAGTGAGGGCGCTGTGGGTGCTGACACTCACATTACCGGGCTTGATGAAACCCTGGTGACGGACAGACAGACCAGACGCCGTTTGAGTGACTTCAGCATTTTAGAGGAACCTGAGAAGGACGCGTACAGAGGGAGAGCGCAGAGCTTAGAGATGAGAGGTGGCCGTTCCTCAGAAAACACCAACCATGTTCCACCGGTGATGCCAACCCCCCTGCCCCCGCCCTCAGCCCCAACCGACAGGAAGGACAGCGAGAACAGTTCGTCGTCTCCTTCCCCGACTTTCTATCCGTCCATGCGCCACCTGTCCTCACTGAGAATCTCAGAGTCCAGACTCTTAAGCCCAATTGAGCCGCCGCACCCGTTAGAATCCTCCAGAGGCCGATCGCAGGACGACTGTGACGAGGTCTTCCTCCAAAGCcctgcccctccctcccctcctcctccaatcaGAGAGACGAGCCTCGTGGAGGacttcccacctcctccccctcctgtcGAGTTGGAGCACGAAGAAGCTGAACTCAGGTCTGTGGGaaggtttgttatttttataatattcaaACCGAAATGCAAATATCAACATGAACCTTTTGTGATCTGATTCAAttcttcttcctcgtctctTCCCTGAATCCAGTCCTGATTCAGAAGTTCCCAGCAGGAAGtcgaccccccctcccccctccaaTGTCTTCCCTCCACCTGTGCTGTCCACCATCACCCCCATCAACACCCACACCACAACCCAGGACAGCCTCAGTCAGGAGTACCAGCCCCTGCCCGAGAGGGAGAAGACACCAGAGGAGCTGCGAGTGGAGGCGCTGGCCCAGAAGTTGGTTGGTACCTAACTCTACCATTGTCCCCTAACCCAAGTACCGTCTCTACCTTTGTCCCCTAACCCAAGTACCGTCTCTACCTTTGTCCCCTAACCCAAGTACCGTCTCTACCTTTGTCCCCTAACCCAAGTACCATCTCTACCTTTGTCCCCTAATCCTAGTACCGTCTCTACGTTTCCCGTCTCACCTGTCCCAACCTAGTAGTAGTCTTTGTCCCAACCTAGTACCGTCTCTACCTTGCCTAGCTCACCTTTCTTTCACTTGTCCACCTAGTACCGTTTACCTAGTACCATCTCTACCTTTGTCCCCTAATCCTACTACCGTCTCTACCTTTGTCCTCTTACCTAGTTGGTTTCAACTCTTCCATTTTCATTGTGCCCAGGTGTTGCAGGACAGCTCTCTGGCGCCCCTCCTGGACACGTGGGGAGCTAAATCCACCGTTGAGCTACTGAAGGAGATTTTTCCAAACAGCAGAACAGCTGATAAATCTCATTGGCTGCACAGAGGCAGCCGTCAGTTGGACGAAGGGTAATTGTgacttcatgtgtttttgtgtttaaatgatTTGACTATTTCACTGTTATTCTAAAATCACTTTGATTTGTATTTCCAAAATAAGACGAACATTCCTGTAAACCAACATTTACATTCTTGTGTCGGCTGACGTCCTTTTATCTGCgacacagaggaaacaacaaACCTCTGCTGTCTCTGCACGTTGTGACTTTTAAAGTCAGCGACATCTTAAAAAGTGTTTGGGTTTGTTGGTGAACGTCGTGTTCGGGGAAGGAATGTTTCCTCCGGAGAGACGACATCAGTCATCCACTCAAGATTTCAAGAGAATCTTTCCATTAGAAATGTTCAGCCAAGTTTCACTTTGATCCCAGTGAAACTTGTGCAGCTctttgttgtgttcatgtgaaaGTTGTGTTTCCTTGTTTCCAGAACAAATCAATCTAATATATTTTAGCTTCCCTGCACCGGAAGCAGGTTAGAAGGTGAAAGTGTGATTCCCTGTTGACAGGATGTTGTTGACCTCATCGTCAGGATGGACCAGACGAACCTGATCAACATCTCAACACGTTTCAGATTCTaaaagaagctgctgcagtttcagctcagaaaacaaactgtttccAATTGTCCTTCCCTGTTGCCGTAGTGGTCGGATGTTCATTACTGATTACTTAGTTCATTTTGGTcacttgtttgattttaatgtcGACAGGTATTAACAGTTGAACTACACTGCCACCTGGCGGCCAGAGTGGATACTACAGAGGACCATATTAAAGAGAATAATATGAACAAATATTACAATGAACAGATGAACATGAAAACAGGAGCTCATACCGGCTTGTTTGAGATCTTCTGTTGTGCTGATTAGTCTCTGAGGTCCAGTCTCATCCTCATTCGTCTGtttatgaaaagaaataaacgAGTAACTGATCGggaagaaatgacagaaatacattttaaataagattTTATAGATTGTGTTGTTTCCTCAGGATCCAAGGTGGAATCTTTGGTTCTGCTCCAAGctcagagatggatggagacaaagagaccgaagaggaggacaaagacGTCAACACTAgaaaggtaaaaagaaaatcttttatTACTCTTcactttatcatcatcatcattattattattattataaaccaATAAATACTAAATCTATTGCAAAGCAACAAAATAATGGGAAGTAAACATCTGAGTCTCACATCAGGTCCATAAATCACCGACTCCTGAATTGAATTTGCTCCAGATGTTAACGAGTTCTTCCCCCATCGTCCCTCAGACACGTTTCAATACAACCAGTCGTGTAGTTTCTGCCTTAAACTGCTAACGAATGGTGACGAGAACATATCAACCTTGACCAGTGAAACTCCTGagactctccctctctgtccactAGGTGGAGCTGTGTGAGGCTCTGAGGAGCAGCGTGGACGCTCTGCGGCAGGAGAAGGAGGCGCTGAGCGAGGAGCAGAAGCATCACCAGGAGCTGGAGGCGAGCATGGAGGCGTTGGTGCAGGAGCGCCTTAAAACCAATGAGAGGGACAAGTACAGCATGTTCATCGGTACAGCATCACACCGTCACCAATAATACTACAGCTCCCATGATGCCTTGCTGTTAGAGactgacatgttgtgtttgcaggagaTCTGGAGAAAATCGTGAACCTGCTGTTGTCGCTGTGCAGTCGACTGTCGAGGATCGACAGGGCGCTGCTCgctctgcagagggaggagctAACGCAGGAGGACGCAGCGGAGGAGCAGGTGAGACAGGACgtcactcacctgtctgtcatACACGTCTTTAcctgtctgacctgtctcaGTTCACCTGAGCTCCATCTCTTGTGAAACCGTTTGCCTCCTCGGTGGCGACACCCAGTGGCCAGATGGATTGTTAAGTTGTAGTTTCCATTGGGATGTAGCTAAGAACAGTTTAAAAGTATAAACACTTGTTTATTATGAATAAACTGTTGAaactccgtctcctcctcttcgtcagGATTCCCTCCATCACAAACGCTCTCTGCTCCTCCGTCAAACCGAAGACGCCTGGGAGCTGAAGGAGAACCTGGACCGGCGGCAGCGGGTCGTCCACGCCATCCTGTCCGGCTACCTCACCGAACCGCAGCTCCGGGACTACCGCCGCTTCGTCAGCACCAAACCCTCGCTTCTGATTCGCCGACGGCACCTGGAGGACCTCATtcgacaggaggaggagcagctgacgCGGCTCGCCGAGAGCCTGCCGGTGGAGGTGGCGGAGGCTCGCGGCTGGTCGAGGGCCTCTCCGTTCTTACTGCCACCCtgttcctctttgtttccaccGCTGCTGCCAGGCCCCGCCCACTCCGTCAGGCCCACCACGGTGACGTCACTGTGACGTCATGGCGATGCCACTGCTGCAGGTGGCAGTGGAGGACAGGAAATGATGAAGAGACGATTGGTTCCTTAAAAACTCTGAAGGTGTCTCGTGAAGGAGAAAACCTGACGCAGGTTCTGTTCACACTGAAGAAACTATGCAGGATTTatacatgaagaagaaaagacgtTAACGTGCCTCGTCACTATTCAGTTTAACCTTTGTTCACCTCAGCGTCGGCCGGGACTCGAACTCACTGCTGTCAATGTTTCTAAAGCGGTTTCCAGACGTGACTCCAGAAAATGACACTTTTTTaaagttcacgtctgaaaacagcttctttaTCCTCAGAAAGGTTCGTTCGAAGAAAGCTCATCGTCAAAAGGAAGATTCTAGAGTTACAGCTAAAAATCTTATGATCAAAATACACGACCGTCTGTAAACTCCTGGTAAAAATCCTTTCTGATCCTTTCAGCAgataaatcacaaacattttcagaacTAGAATCACTCAGAGCTCGTAAATCTCACAGTGGAAGCACCGACTCGGAGAAGAGTGGATGAACCTGCAGGTTAGAAAGAAACCAGCAGGAATCCTAGAAATGCTTCTGTCTCTGGAATTGTCCTTAAACGTTCGTGGGCGTGTCCTCGCTCACGGATCTGAACTCGTCACTGTCACTGCAGCTCGTAGCACTTTCAGCTGTTTGACTGGTTTACGATGAATTTACACTGAACCAGAAACTCTCATTCCTCCTCAGACTTTCTCCTCTATTCAAACATTTGATGTCCCAACTTGTTGACAcaataatgaatttaaaataaatatacattttgctCCACTTAGATAAAATATTTCTCATCATTACGACACAATCACTTTGTGACATCaagtgtttcttttctcttctttatttttcttctcgTTTCTCGTTCATTTAAAAGTTTCTCACTGTGGTtcatcaataaaacatcaggttTAAAAACCAGTCGCATGTTCTTCACATCCCCCCGGACTCCAAATGGCACAAAGAGCTTCTGTTCTACAGGGTCAATATTTATTGTGTAATTAAAATCTGCAGCGACGTGTAAATCTTAAAtacagaagttttttttatcctttgaGCACCTTTTAAATACGCCGCAAACATTACAGCTCACGTTCTGCCTTCTGTCGTCGTCACtgattttactgtttgtttcattgttttttccaCAAACAGAGAATCGGAGACATTTCTTGGTTTTATCGTTGAATCAAATTCAATGTTTGCTTTGAAAGAAAAAGGGCGATTGGAAAACTGCTCCTGgtttttgcaaaataaaagtatttcgTAAACGACTTCAGACTctttatgacacacacacacaaacacactcacacattctcCACCTGCACAGGTGAACCCTTCACCAACATGTCCTCTGATTGGACAGAGTCAGGTGCATCACGCTGAAGAGTAGAacatattctccatcttgtcttaAGTTCTACACTGGAACAGCGTTTagtgtaaaaacacacagaggtatTGATGTGTGATCTACTGAAGCCACATTTTCATAGTACTTTCATAGTAGtcacctgctaacatctgctaacatctgCTCACACctactaacacctgctaacacctgctaacgTCTACTTACAGcaggggatcatgggtaatgtcctgtgttcagtgagtgggacgacacagtcagagctcAACACATTGATACACTTCGTTTTTTCTCTACGTGAAAACCACTTCATCGCTCGGCccaaagtaaataaagatggacgacatgacgacacgaaactaacaatttagtagcacttaaatgtcacttacttatagcactttgtagtttagcttttttgaagaaattgtactttctctattcttgttgttctgggtttgttccctcatggttgatgcacttatcgtaagtcgctttggataaaagcatcagctcaatgaaatgtaatgatggctcccaaaagtgaagccaaatcatctcgatcgccccctggtggctgttttcaggttgtccatccGGTGGTTGTGAACAAGATATCTCAATCTCTTAatgatttcagtggtcaaaggtcagaggtcacttaCTTGAGTCATCTGAAATCTATGATTCGAATTTCctcataatttatttttaatatatgtttatt
It contains:
- the shroom3 gene encoding protein Shroom3 isoform X1, coding for MESGGVRAAGGGGGGGGWVLVEARLQGGAPWGFTLQGGLEHREPLIISKVEEGGKADTLEQPLLVGDEIIVINDVELTGYRQEAITLVKGSYKTLKLMVRREFNPGYVRESSPPSLPAPPLPPPSPPSPQQQQTPASSHHSRPCSAGGVQLRIKNRRTDPASRPHSWHSTKLAEAQRESERDQMDTMSSVWHQSYHTSASTTNLSSGFDSGSSYLRKSPDQYSSRGSMESLDPPQSSQLHSGAQHHHPLGHHAGPHPAYSSCHQLSSARSSNSIDHLHSKRDSAYSSFSTSSSIPEYLASTPSFSPERSYSLETVPQRGGGGGEMQQADMHYIGTGYDAHQGLSQEQELSSNSAAMLRNSDSRGTRSGMNRDLQGSLVGVCYRGTSSGSSSSSGSSSGGVPASNRHSVGPIWSPAASGNSYESLKGAPAPPRRSDSYAAIRNHERPNSWSSLENARSLRSLHKGSWHHSSGPVASGAAKGSYGNEGQLHTVIEKSPESSPTTKPRQGGGFPQPPSPPESSSGSEGPAPQSGRLILPTGMYHVPQPEPHYAQMPSSNPGPGSSAVYPALAKESSRQQRQGIRGRDEGVTERQKDGKISTTENGHQNNISSSSAHPHSLYSRPPSSQLRTEAQEADRPQQAESTSVNYSALLKAPGGRPEGQTGTQRPPNHQEPPNQSFHGSYTHKGQGPHSHLFQEQNQGFHIPHIQSTPGPRPSSSEEWRDPYTSVQSRGDQSRSLDQISIHSDSESFSRPPQGQVPPTHSSVHAQPQVPPTSASQTPPHHLSDSAALQYQQWDHREQDKDKEHPLTRLEMALAEFQRCTSSDSVVSASSHGSGSFEDGGHGPTRSLSVLEKVSRFERRERAGKQRSHSTSKATHQRMSERGCSSSCGADDLRNMLERSTTGTKAHRTMSHRGTSSDLMKYRTTADPSSALQRSRSTFQLEESREMDSNKDFTRRQDFQEVLGTLQDTSFNRSYRDSLKDAQSKVLRSTSFRRSDLNSSISPPPAAPSPASSSSSHHSPAVPAKYHSLEKKGPKTMPKPHGIIITPQSPPPVPSPHTPKERHVVTPEVRGPSPPALPSIPAVGPPAVIRICGRKRLMAEQKKRSYSEPENMNEVGISDTETAALFRRGGETSVKDRRKIFELAASRVGGGAPQNATSRPDLRQLQHDALAEYVERKRSVRREEGGQRRPRSAFIQPDNNNHMVSYSYSETQSLSSASSLLSLQDSGLEQSHSSGERRICSTLPPGIDLRNHQSNLFYPGRVTTPRPPAHPAHRAPPELQAKSLQDLRSEAGPGHQQPDAEPQLSLGLSRQLNGALQRAGSNQTPGRSASAEDLLEHSEERQATHTRSRSSPTGERVIKDVPAGEVRMFGVFSSGRCAQPADRPADIQDPEGLVCPQPSQDSLNTIQSAAPPPDPGSSSHTPVAHRERQRTSERLRAHSTSTLAASVGLPCPFSSPGAPDGRGTEWQPNEGLSLAHLDAFTYPDIQITSTSEGAVGADTHITGLDETLVTDRQTRRRLSDFSILEEPEKDAYRGRAQSLEMRGGRSSENTNHVPPVMPTPLPPPSAPTDRKDSENSSSSPSPTFYPSMRHLSSLRISESRLLSPIEPPHPLESSRGRSQDDCDEVFLQSPAPPSPPPPIRETSLVEDFPPPPPPVELEHEEAELRSVGSPDSEVPSRKSTPPPPSNVFPPPVLSTITPINTHTTTQDSLSQEYQPLPEREKTPEELRVEALAQKLVLQDSSLAPLLDTWGAKSTVELLKEIFPNSRTADKSHWLHRGSRQLDEGIQGGIFGSAPSSEMDGDKETEEEDKDVNTRKVELCEALRSSVDALRQEKEALSEEQKHHQELEASMEALVQERLKTNERDKYSMFIGDLEKIVNLLLSLCSRLSRIDRALLALQREELTQEDAAEEQDSLHHKRSLLLRQTEDAWELKENLDRRQRVVHAILSGYLTEPQLRDYRRFVSTKPSLLIRRRHLEDLIRQEEEQLTRLAESLPVEVAEARGWSRASPFLLPPCSSLFPPLLPGPAHSVRPTTVTSL
- the shroom3 gene encoding protein Shroom3 isoform X2; translated protein: MESGGVRAAGGGGGGGGWVLVEARLQGGAPWGFTLQGGLEHREPLIISKVEEGGKADTLEQPLLVGDEIIVINDVELTGYRQEAITLVKGSYKTLKLMVRREFNPGYVRESSPPSLPAPPLPPPSPPSPQQQQTPASSHHSRPCSAGGVQLRIKNRRTDPASRPHSWHSTKLAEAQRESERDQMDTMSSVWHQSYHTSASTTNLSSGFDSGSSYLRKSPDQYSSRGSMESLDPPQSSQLHSGAQHHHPLGHHAGPHPAYSSCHQLSSARSSNSIDHLHSKRDSAYSSFSTSSSIPEYLASTPSFSPERSYSLETVPQRGGGGGEMQQADMHYIGTGYDAHQGLSQEQELSSNSAAMLRNSDSRGTRSGMNRDLQGSLVGVCYRGTSSGSSSSSGSSSGGVPASNRHSVGPIWSPAASGNSYESLKGAPAPPRRSDSYAAIRNHERPNSWSSLENARSLRSLHKGSWHHSSGPVASGAAKGSYGNEGQLHTVIEKSPESSPTTKPRQGGGFPQPPSPPESSSGSEGPAPQSGRLILPTGMYHVPQPEPHYAQMPSSNPGPGSSAVYPALAKESSRQQRQGIRGRDEGVTERQKDGKISTTENGHQNNISSSSAHPHSLYSRPPSSQLRTEAQEADRPQQAESTSVNYSALLKAPGGRPEGQTGTQRPPNHQEPPNQSFHGSYTHKGQGPHSHLFQEQNQGFHIPHIQSTPGPRPSSSEEWRDPYTSVQSRGDQSRSLDQISIHSDSESFSRPPQGQVPPTHSSVHAQPQVPPTSASQTPPHHLSDSAALQYQQWDHREQDKDKEHPLTRLEMALAEFQRCTSSDSVVSASSHGSGSFEDGGHGPTRSLSVLEKVSRFERRERAGKQRSHSTSKATHQRMSERGCSSSCGADDLRNMLERSTTGTKAHRTMSHRGTSSDLMKYRTTADPSSALQRSRSTFQLEESREMDSNKDFTRRQDFQEVLGTLQDTSFNRSYRDSLKDAQSKVLRSTSFRRSDLNSSISPPPAAPSPASSSSSHHSPAVPAKYHSLEKKGPKTMPKPHGIIITPQSPPPVPSPHTPKERHVVTPEVRGPSPPALPSIPAVGPPAVIRICGRKRLMAEQKKRSYSEPENMNEVGISDTETAALFRRGGETSVKDRRKIFELAASRVGGGAPQNATSRPDLRQLQHDALAEYVERKRSVRREEGGQRRPRSAFIQPDNNNHMVSYSYSETQSLSSASSLLSLQDSGLEQSHSSGERRICSTLPPGIDLRNHQSNLFYPGRVTTPRPPAHPAHRAPPELQAKSLQDLRSEAGPGHQQPDAEPQLSLGLSRQLNGALQRAGSNQTPGRSASAEDLLEHSEERQATHTRSRSSPTGERVIKDVPAGEVRMFGVFSSGRCAQPADRPADIQDPEGLVCPQPSQDSLNTIQSAAPPPDPGSSSHTPVAHRERQRTSERLRAHSTSTLAASVGLPCPFSSPGAPDGRGTEWQPNEGLSLAHLDAFTYPDIQITSTSEGAVGADTHITGLDETLVTDRQTRRRLSDFSILEEPEKDAYRGRAQSLEMRGGRSSENTNHVPPVMPTPLPPPSAPTDRKDSENSSSSPSPTFYPSMRHLSSLRISESRLLSPIEPPHPLESSRGRSQDDCDEVFLQSPAPPSPPPPIRETSLVEDFPPPPPPVELEHEEAELSPDSEVPSRKSTPPPPSNVFPPPVLSTITPINTHTTTQDSLSQEYQPLPEREKTPEELRVEALAQKLVLQDSSLAPLLDTWGAKSTVELLKEIFPNSRTADKSHWLHRGSRQLDEGIQGGIFGSAPSSEMDGDKETEEEDKDVNTRKVELCEALRSSVDALRQEKEALSEEQKHHQELEASMEALVQERLKTNERDKYSMFIGDLEKIVNLLLSLCSRLSRIDRALLALQREELTQEDAAEEQDSLHHKRSLLLRQTEDAWELKENLDRRQRVVHAILSGYLTEPQLRDYRRFVSTKPSLLIRRRHLEDLIRQEEEQLTRLAESLPVEVAEARGWSRASPFLLPPCSSLFPPLLPGPAHSVRPTTVTSL